The Juglans regia cultivar Chandler chromosome 10, Walnut 2.0, whole genome shotgun sequence genome includes the window TGGCTTTAGGTTGATATTTGATAGGGACAATACAATCAAGCTTTCATTTACCTATAGCAATGGCTGACCCTATCTTGACATAAGCGTGGAAAATCTTATTTGCATGtataagaaaatagaaattgcCAAACACCTTGTAGCAGCACCCTTTATGGGGAAAAGATCCCTTCTATGTGGTTCCATTTTTTGGGTTTGATTCTCTATATACTCCTAGTTGCCTtggagaataataataataagataatttttagcTTAGGTATGGAAAGACAAGGAAAGATTGGTATATTATTTATCTAGTCATCTTATCAATTGGGACACCTGGCAGGAAAGTTGTAGACGCTGCAACAATGTAGGCGTTTCTTCAATATGAACTAAATTATTCGTTGACCTCGAGATCTAAACAGAACATAAAAGAATTAGCCTTGCCCAAAACGTGTAGAACAGTTCTAAActcaaattttcatctttagGTGAATAGaaacttcttttgttttctagAGTAATTGGCATAAAACAACTTGAAATAAACATACGAAATAGGTcgcataatatttattaaaaatttaatattatccaAAATTCACTcagataattataaatattgcaGATTCCACCTTATGTATTTGAGTGCTTCTACTCAGTCTTATGGATATGTTCTCTCAAAATTATcattagtataaattatattttttttatatattttttaaacatctttaattattaagagaaaaaaaaaatcacaattttagtaatattcatttttttaactattaaaaaagaaattaaaatatcctAACAATAACTTTAATGAGACAAATCCAtaaaactaagtttcatttttttatatattgagtaatactagagagaagtcactataaCAGTACATACTTTACACTCACTGCGTATCTgtttctagttgattgttttcAACACTCAACTTGAGAAGATATGTAGTCTAGATGATATCacatcatatatacaaaatgaatattcttaataataatttcaatctatatttattcttatatatttatcttttccaCACTCTAAGGCACTATAGTCCCAAAAAATTTAGGAGATTCAATCCACAACTCTGACACGCACTTGACACATTCGGGACACGCCAGTTCCTAGGTTAACTGGAAACAGAGCATGACCGAGTCCCACCACGACGCGCAGACGCAGACGCAGTCTTGCTTACCTTTCGCAGTTAGGAACCATTCGTTTGGCCTTTTACAGTTAGAAGCAGAAGGAGGACAGCTAGCCTAGCCATAATTAAAAGGTCCAGTTGAGGGGGCGGCGGTGGTTCTGGCACCCACctcaaagaaaaggaaacatcATGAAAATATAGCTAAAACACGTCACACCTTTTTATCTCTAATCTAAACCAAATCCGCGTTGGCATTGTTGCGTGGCTTGCTTGTATGCCTTCCAGCTTTAAAATGTTTCTGTTCAATTTTCTACGTACCTGTACATTCGACACTTATTTTATACTCAATTTAAGGCATTTAATCTATAATATTTAGGATTTATCCTGATCTTAATCGGATCATCTTTGTGTAGACCAATCTTTCTCGATacaatgaaataatatttaataaaacgcATAACTTATATTGATTCGTATTTCTTAGATTAAAAAACTATACACACTCGTATATACAATTATTAAACACTGTCCTCTTccatagaaaaaattattaaacactGTCACCTCACTTGATTGCGGGCTAATTTTTAGACTTAttctatcaaattataaaaaagaaaaaaaatttatttttatataaaaactacCACGATTTTCCTTTGTATTCTTACAATTCATTTTGATACCtgaatttagaatttagaatgatatgtaggttgtgtttagatattgaagtgaattgagttgagatgataaaatattattagaatattatattttaatattattattattttaagatttgaaaaagttgaattgtttattatattttatattggaatttgaaaaaattataatgataaattgagatgaattaagaaacCAAACGAACCCGTAATCTCCAGATATCTAGTTGTAACTACAGTTTTACTACATCAGAAATGAGGCAATCAAGAAAATTGAAGTtccgtccttttttttttttttttaattaaagagtaCATTATGCACCACTACAATGAAGAGGGttattttgtaagaaaaatttttaatttgatatttcatATGCATCATGTGCATGTTCTCCCCACCAACTTAtcagtataatttttttcaaaaattttttagaCGCTCCTAAAATAGGAATAAGGTGgatcttaatacaaaataatgtCATGCtgttaaaactatttaaataaatattaatttataatgacatgatatattaatataagatGATAGAATGCTTGTAATCCgaaattacttaataattagCTCCGAATTATGCACTTTCTAACGTTATTTAAAAggtagaaatttatttttgagtagGGTTATTGACACactaaatatatcattaaaataaaaaaaaaattttacatcaACTTACTactaatattttggaaaattttaatttgcaagTTAATTTAGGAAGATATCTTGTAAATATCATagagtcgggctactctgccgcccaaAATATCCTGCTCAACTTGACCGATAAGTaaaatgtgtatttttatttttttctcatttttcttttcatattcttttaatatattttaatatttttaaaaaataaaaaaataaattaatacacttaaaattactttcttaatcattaaataaataaaaaaaatttaaccacCAGTCAAACTAGGTGGCAAAGAAGATTTTCCcaatatcataattattttagaataaaaaaagaaattgccCGTTTCATAGGGGTAGTTGCGTAATTAACTACGATCAAGAGGCCCACTCTCGTAAAGCTGGAGAGTATATATAGCCGAAAGTTCCATAGGACAGGGTATATCACTTGCGGAGTTGTGCTGTCGTGACCCGTGCTTCGCTTTGCTCTTTTTCACACAGCTCCTCCAAACACAAACAAAAGCCTCTTCCTTCTTTAGTGGTGAAATTCATCTATACAATACAGTATTTGTTTCTTTGAAGAAGTCGTATCAATCTCATGGAGGATCGTAaggaggtctctctctctctctctctctctctctctctctctctgcttttgTGTGTATCTCTGATTGTTTTATGTTCTTGTTGTGGTTCTATGTTATTTCGTTTGTTTGCCGAGAAAGGCGATGGAAACACGAAGAAAGTAATTGACGGAGTATATGagagttttagaaaaaattgaaggcTTTCTTCTTGGTGTTGTTTCTAGTTCAGTTGATCAACTTGGAGCCGGATAAGTGGATTTCAGTGTTTACCCAATTCACAGGAACTAAAAAAccaaatttatagataatttttttgtgtctcATTTTCGTTAATTTTCTTGGCAACCGAACGGATTACGAATTCCATTTGAGATCTCATTGGTATATACATATTTACTTATGCGTACATATTTAGTGTTAGATTGTACACTGAGTCgagtttttttttacagatgagtGTACCTgaaattacaaagaaatttaGATctatacataattattatttgtttctcGTCAGTTCTAAAAAAGCTAAAATTCACTctctaaagaaattaaattttttatttgttcaacTGAACGGGACATTCAAACACGTAATCATTTCACgtgactttcttttttctttcaaagatGAGAACAGTCAAAGGCGCCGGCTCCTTTATAATTTTTCCCCTCTTTTGGCTTGCAAATTCAACTCCTGTCATGATCAACTTTCTGctctaataatatttgtatttggaaGAACATGCCCGACACCGGATTTCATTTGAGGTATTCGAAACTGATAATTTTGGGACAATCAGTAAGTGGAAATGAAATGACGGTAGAACTACGATTTCTGAACTTGTTTTTGAGAAGACAGTTCACTAATTTAATTGTCTACTTGTGGCCTGTGGGCATTGTGCAAAGGGGTCTTCAGAATTCACGTTATGTGACTCGTTGTCATGAAGTCACGTCTATAATTCACATGttgagattatttttaggagTGGATGTGATCAATACCGGGTGGTGTGTTAATTTTGCATGTGATGACTTTTTTACCATGgaaatttgtataaaatgctGTGTAAAGTTTGCATTtcatggctttttttttttttttttttaaatctcaaactAGGTATTTGGATGTAAGGGTTACATGATTAGATACTGAAGTTCACTGAAAAGAGGCATTGGTGCTTTTTTTAGTCATTTATAGTTTTTCTATCATAGGGGATAGAccttttgataatatatatgaaaagtttGATGTTTTTTGCAGAAGGTCGCTCCCTGGCTATCAGTGCCTCAGTTTGGAGACTGGGACCAGAAAGGACAGGTGCCTGACTACTCTCTGGATTTCTCAAAAATCAGGGAAAATAGAAAGCAAAACAAGAAGGATGTGTCTAGAGCGAGTCTTGGAAATGAAGAAGAGTTCATTACCTCAAATACCACCACCAATGCAAGCAAACAAACTCACATTGATGATCACCACCACTACCATCAGAGCCAGCATTCTCCAACTGTACAGCATTCTCCAACTGTAAGATTCTTGGCTAGCTTTGTGGTGCTTTGTTTGGTGAGACATTGTTTAATAATGCATCTTGTACAGGTAGATATGTGGTAGTTGGTGGTTATAAAGGAGaggaacataataatataatatactataaccATTGATGGTGGCATACGTGTGGTAGGCTGGTGGGAAAAGTGCAAAGTGGTATTAAATACGGTGGGCCAAAAATGCTAGTCTGTGAGCAGGAACTTCCTAATAGAGACTCGAAAAACACAGACACACTAGCATGCATTAAATTTTTGTTCTAGTGCTTAGATTGGAAACAACAGAATAGATAATTGTTGCATTGGTGAAGGGACAAAAGAACAAGTGCATAAATCATCCACGATATTTTATTCCCACATTAGTTATTCATCAATGAAGAGCATGGTAGATATGCATGCTCAAGGTAGAACTAAAGcattatcattttattcatCGATCATTTCATCATCCCATAACATAGCATTTAATGATTGGAAAACTATTAAGAACTTGTCGGGAATATTTTGATTGTTTGGTTTGGTATACCCACTAAACAGTAGGAAAATGATTTaggtttttatttcaaaatttctggTTGATGAAATCCAATGCTAAATGTTTGGACTTTCTTTTACAGAAAAGGAGGACCTTTCTCAGCTACTTCAACTGTTGCATTAAAGCCTGTCAGCCTGATAGTTGAGGGAATGTTATTAGATGATTTCAATGTAATGATATTGTATTGGGAGACTGGTTTCTTTTGCCTGTATAATATGGTTCCTCCAAGCTCTTTCCATCACCGTTTTATCGGATAGGAATGATGTTCCTTGCTTCATGATGATAACGAAAACATTGCTCCTTGGCACTTTCTGTTTTAGAATTCAACGCGAGTCCATAAGAAGTGATTCCATTTCTTCATCGGGTCTGGAAATTGCGAAATTAAATCCTATAACAAGAGTTAGAAATGAATCAATATTGAAAGCACATGTGACAACAGGTTCTAGCATACTTATGTCAGGTTGTAACTCACGCCTACCCCCATCATAGATTTTGTATGGTGTTATACAACCATGCAGTCGACAGAAGTCACGGAATACTAAAAGGAAGCTTGATCACCAAAAAGCCTAATTACATATCAAAGCTCTCCGCTGCTCTTCCTAATCAGCTAATAAAAAGCAGATTACAGGGAATATTTTAGGTCTATCAAAAGCTTGGGAAACTGAAGATAAATCTCCTAGCAAGATCCTTGCTGCTGGAAAATCCTGTCAGTTGCTACCAAATTGACTTTTAAAAGGATTCTAGCTTCTACAATTACACCTTTTTTATTATCTGAACAACATCCTCGTCCTCAAGCACATGTTTCTGCGGTATAAGAAGAACGAAACATGTATTCAATCggcacaaaaaataaaataaaaatcacatttaaaaaatgatgagtaCAAGGTTTGAAGTATCGAATGTCAATAGGATCCGCAGATTCTATGATTGGAAGATTCTATCTATATCTCTTTCTTACCTCATTTACATCAGTTGTACATATTAGTTTTCCTTTCTTAGCTTTGACTTGTATAGCTGTAACTGTATAGTTGTGTATAGCTAGTTTTCCATATATAGAGTTTCCATGTATAGCTACTAGACttttctatttaatggaatTCTCACAATGGTGAGAGGCATTCGGTTAATCTGATATAGTATCAGAGCTTGTGTTTTGAATCTAGAGTATATACgcttcttggtttttttttcctctctctctctctctctttcattctctGGTTTTCTCGGATTTAGCCCTAGGGGCTCTCGGACTCtagcccaattttttttttggttcttgtttTTCTGGTGGTTGCAGCAGCACATTTGTGGTGCTATCTTGGAATTTCTTTGGGTTTCTTCGGAGCTGGGATCTTGGAGATCTTTGATTCTCGATATTCTCAGGTTGTTTGGAGGTTTGTTCTCAGCTTTTAGGCTCTTTTAcagtgttttctttttttaggcTATTTCTGTCTTCACAATGTCTGGAGAAAAGCTCTATTATTCGTTTCAATGGCAAGAACTATCTTAGTTGGGAGTTTCAGTTTAAGATGTTTGTGAAATGAAAGGAGTTGTGGGGACATATTGATGGGATGTCTTTAGCCTCTAAAGACCCCAAGGAACTTGGTCCATGGGAGGCAAAGGATGCACGCATTGTCTCTTGGCTGTTGGACTCCATTGAACCACATATGGTGAACAACTTGAGGTCTTTTTCTACAGCTAAAGAGATGTGGGAATATCTAGGGCGGATATATAATCTAGACAACAATGCACGCTGTTTTCAGTTGGAATTGGAGATAGCAAATTTCAGTCAAGGTAACCTTTCTATTGAGCAATATTATTCTGGTTTCTTGAACTTGTGGAGCGAATATTAGGGTATTATACATGCTAAGGTACCTAAGGAGGCACTGTCCACACTTCAAACAGTTCATGAGGAGAGTAGACGATCAATTTATGATGAAATTAAGGCCAAAATATAAGGCTACACGGGCTGGGTTATTAAAGCGAAATCCAATTCCTACATTAGATGTTTGTCTTGGAGAGTTGCTGCGGGAAGAACAGAGATTGGCTACTCAGGTAGGAATGAGACGAGATGCTGCATTTAGATATGGTGAATGTTGCCTATGTAGCCcag containing:
- the LOC109012786 gene encoding uncharacterized protein LOC109012786 isoform X2, with protein sequence MEDRKEVAPWLSVPQFGDWDQKGQVPDYSLDFSKIRENRKQNKKDVSRASLGNEEEFITSNTTTNASKQTHIDDHHHYHQSQHSPTVQHSPTKRRTFLSYFNCCIKACQPDS
- the LOC109012786 gene encoding uncharacterized protein LOC109012786 isoform X1, with product MEDRKEKVAPWLSVPQFGDWDQKGQVPDYSLDFSKIRENRKQNKKDVSRASLGNEEEFITSNTTTNASKQTHIDDHHHYHQSQHSPTVQHSPTKRRTFLSYFNCCIKACQPDS